The DNA region GGAGCCGCGCACCTGGAGCTGGTCGGGCTACTTGCTCAGCACAGTATCCGCTCCGTAGTGCGGGGTCCAGTGGTGGCCATCCGGCAGGGAAACACAGTTGATGCTGCAAAGGCCGGCACTGTAGATGGGtagcgccgtcgccagccgtCCCTGCTGTCCACTACCAGTATCAGCAGGGCGTTCCGTCGCACACGAGCGACCGAGCGTGCCcagagcgacggcggctggaTGACACTCCGTACTTGTCAACCGTCAACATCCGGACAGCCGCCCGCATCCCGAGCACAGAGTTCCCGTCGTGTAAGTTCCGTCCAAGCTGCCTACCCGGCACCCAGGGCTCCCGAATTAAACTTCGCGGCACAGCCATTGACAATCCTCCCGACGACAAGCTCACGCACGCCCAGCATGTCGCATTCCTACAAGGCAGAGTacccggccggcgcgtcCGTCGACCCCGGCATCGTCCAGTTCCTGCAGGACTTTTACGCCGTCTCCGACGTGCCGGGCGAGCACGACCGCTATGTCGACATGCTCACCGAGGACGCCACGTTCATCATGGCCTCCAAGAGGGCGCGAGGACGGGACGGTATGAGCCGAGACGATGCTTCGTACGCTGCTATATGCTGACCACTGCCGGTGCGCCGACATAGAAATCCTGGCCGTGCGCAAGGGCATGTGGaccgtcgtctcgtcgcgcaggcacACCGTCTTCAAGGTGTTTCCGTTCGCCGGGGCCGACGAGTTCATGATCTACGGCTCCGTCGCGCTGGGGCTCAagaacggcgccggcgtcgacgtcgactgggccgcccgggccgagctggagaagTCCGCCGACGGCAGGTGGAGGATGAAGTACTATCAAGTGTACCTGGTGCGTCCCCTCCATTTACCAGTGTTTCCGTTCATCAGTGCTCCCAAACACTAACACACGTAGGACACGGGAGCGATTGCGGCGGCCAACAAGTAACACTGCGGCCTCGCCTGCACACGGAGCATCTTGTAGCGCTATAGAGTACCTAGTAGATTCAAGCATTCGTCATGGCTCCGTCACCGCACATCAACTCGTGGGCGTGACCTCGGCCACGAAGCCGctcaccagcgccagcacccCGTCCGCGGCCTCTATGCAATGCCAATGCCCCACGCCCTGGAGCACCTCGAGGCGCTTCcggcccgcgtcgacgccccagCTGTTGTCGCTGTCAGCACCACCCTGGGACAGGGCGTGTTCGACTCACCTCTGCAAGATGTGCTCGGACCCGCCCATCGGGCTCGTCTTGTCGTGCGACCCTGCGATGATGAGCAACGGGCACTTGATGTCCTCGTACCGCGGCCGGGTCGCCCTTTGTATCGTACGGCACAGCGACTTGTATCCCTCGGGCGactgcgcgaggaggagcgtcCGGATAAAAGCCTGCTGCGTCGGCGTGGCCCTGGGGCCCGTGGCGGCAAACGGCAccacggcagcgacgccctCCATGCCCTCTTGGCCGGATCAGCAGGGGAGACGACTCGGCATCGGACCTGGACCTACCTGCGTCGACCAGCTTGACGCGGGCCTCAAAGACCCCGACCAGCGCCTCGTTGGGGTTGACGGGGCCGACCaggacggcgcccgcgacgtcgaggctgcgggcgagctcgctggcgacgatggcgcccaTGGAGTGAcccacggccacgacgcgCCGGGCGTCAATCTTCAGTGCGGTGAGgagggcgctggcggccccGCAGAGCATGGCCGGGTCGCTGTCCTGGCCGCGGTAGGGCGACAGGGCGCTGCCTGCGAGCCGGTCAGCCATCTATGCAGAGGCCGTAGGGAAGGAAGCGACAGGGACTCACCCGGCGTGTCAAAGGCCAGGCATGAGATGCCCTGTTGGACGAGCGACGGGATGATGGGGGCGTAAAAGGAGTTGGAGGAGCCGAGGCCGTGGATGAAGAGCAGGACggggtcgccggcggcatgccAGGTGTAGAAGAGGTCTTGGTCTTGCACGCGGAGGGACGGCATGGCTGCGGAGGTTGATGCCGAGGTGTTCAACCGTCCTGCAAGGCGTACGAGAGGCTGCCTGGCAAAGTATCTGGGTATCGTCAAGTGAGGAGACCGTTGGAGCGTCCGGGTCAGTCATGTAAGCGACCGTTCGTGGCGGACAGTGCAGGGCATCGGTGTCGGCGAGACCGTGGCAGCCGGGGGTGGAGCCCCCGCTGCACAGTGGGCTCTTTGAAGCCTCGGATTCATGCTGGCGGATCGCGCTGTGCAGGCCGCCCGGGCGGGTGTCCACAGGTGGATTGCAGGCATCTACCTAGCGCCCTacgtgccgctgcccgcggATCCGTCCAGCGCCCGGTCTCACCCGCGCGGCGCTCAGGCACCGACGCCCCCTAGATGGTCCCTCCCGTCCACTACTGTCAAGTTGTCCAGCGGCCAGCCCAACCTCCCAGCTGCATCGGACGCTTTCACTACAGAGCGTAGATTTACAGCAAGAGTGAATgccatgacgccgacgcagccgTACAGCTCCATCGCGGAGACGTCTCGCAtcttcgacctcgtcctgTCGCTCGTGGACCCCCTGTCGCTCCCGGCCGGCACGCGGGCCAAGAGggccgacgtcgtcttcACCGGGGCGCGCGACCAGCCGTACTTTTTCATCCCCTtcaaggagacggagacggccgccgcgctcaaggccgtcgagggctgcgtcgcgtcgctgctggccgacgtcaagagcggcgggggcgaggcgcgccgccgcatcaccgtcgaccaggagaggacgacggcgtttTTGTTCCAGGCGTacctcgcgcgcgtcggcggcctcggcaagctGGACAAGGAGGTGCGGTCGCTGCTCAAGGGTGAGTCAGTCCCATCGCTTGGGTGAGGAAGCTGTGTGAGCATCCGACTGACACGCTCTCGTCAGATACGGACCTGCTGCAGGCGCAGTCGGACCCGTATCGCCGCATGGCGGCCAACCTGTACGCGacggcggacgagggcgagtaCTACCACATCCACGGCTCGCtcgaggcgtcgacgacgctgcgcatGATTGGGctcgcgccgcaccgtcCGGACCTCCAGACGCACGAGGACATTGTGGGCGTCATCGAGCCGGCGGTGCAGAAGCTGacggtcgacgagctcgaggcgctcaacgCCGAGCAccgccaggccggcgtcaagGCGTACAAGCACGAGGACTTTTTGCGCACGCCTCACGTACGCTTCCCCCAAAACGATGAGTTGTGGAATCTGTCTGACAAGCGCAGGGCAAGGTCAACTgggagctgccgccgtggaccgtcgagccgctcgaggccacgacgccgccgtgcgggCTGCCGGAccggggcgacgggcgcATCCTGTCGGGGGTCCGGGTGCTCGAGCTGTGCCGCATCATCGCGGGCCCCGTGGTGGCGCGCATCCTGGGCGAGTACGGGGCCGACGTGCTCAAGGTCACGAGCCCCAACCTCAGCGACGTGCCCTTCTTCCAGGTCGACGGCAACATGGGGAAGCgggcggccgacgtcgacctcAAGACGCccgaggggcggcgggtgtttgaggggctgctggacgaggcggacgtggtcgtcgacggctaCCGGCCGGGCGCGCTGGAGAGGCTCGGCTacgggccgcgggcgctggcggagcgggcggcgcgccggggccggggcgtCGTGTACGTCAACGAGAACTGCTTCGGCTACGAGGGCGAGTGGGCGGGGCGGCCGGGGTGGCAGCAGATTGCCGACTGCGTATGTGCCCCTTTGCGATGGTATGACATTTCTTtactgacgacgacgacgcaggtGAGCGGCATCGCGTGGGAGCAGGGCCGGTTCatgggcctcgacgagccggtggtgccgccgttCCCCATCTCCGACTACGGCACGGGGTGCATGGGGGCCATCGCGGCGCTGACGGGGCTGCACCACCGGGCGACGCGCGGGGGCTCGTGGCACGGCAAGGCGTCGCTGCTGCACTACGACCTGCTGCTCTTCaaggccggcctgctgcccgaggcggtgcgggcgcgcctgcgcgacgaggcgggcgaggcctTCCTGGCGCTGCGGCACGCGCACAGCGTGGACCGCATCTcgggcacggcgctgcgccagatgcgccgcctgcaccCGGGCCTCGTGGACGACCCGCGGTACCTGGACCGGTGGCACGCCGCGGGctacggcgccgaggtgtcggcggtgctgccggTGGTGCAGATGGAGGGCGTGGACATTTCCtttgcgcgcgcgagccggcccaacggcaccgacgaggcGTCGTGGGACtttgcgggcggcgacgactacCGGAAGCCGGAGCCTGACGCCTGAAGGCTTGCAGAGGCCTGGACCGCTGAAGACTGGAGGCCTGAAGGGGCCTATAGACGGCGGCTCGGAGATGGCCTGAAGCGTGACAAAGAATCTACCCGCGGTATACCGAGACTCGAGAACAATGCAGTGTATCCGTACACGCTGCCCCTGAATATGAGCTGCGGGTGACCCTGAACAAGTGCATCTGATCAGACATCATGCCACGGCTCGTTGGATTTccgctgctgggcgagaATATCATGGATCGGTGTTTGGCCCACCCAACATCATCATTGCTTGCCGGCTCTGGCTCTCCAACCGCAGCATGTTGGTCGTCGTGCAACAACCCGTCGACGGCTAAACATTCTGCAGACGTATAAGTCGCGTGAGGCTAGGCCGGCGGGACGTTGGTGACGCGGGGCCCACGCCGCGCGGTCTGAGCTTCGACGGTCAGCATTAGCTGATTGTTGGTCACAGACACCGATGTGGGATGTCGCCGAActgccggccgccggcattCGAGCTGGGCACCCCGCGCGGGATGACGGggtgggagggcggcgggcgtcggaTACGGACGCTGGTGCATTATCCGACGCCCCCTCTCTACCCAAGTCTTACACCCACTGTGTGCCCCCCGCAAGCGCGAAGCCCCCGCGCGGGGTGATGGAGGTCACAGGCGGCGCACCCAGGCGTCCCGGGGGTTGCCCAGACGGGAGCTTCCCAGTTCCGAAGCGACGGGCTAggggcggccgtcggggcTCTTCCGCGGGGTCGCAGCGGGGATAcggacgcacgcacgggGAGCCCAGGAGAGTCAGGCCATTCGACAGCTCGGTCCAGCGAGCTTGGTACTTGACGTCGCGCGCGTTGGGCTGCCTGCGTTGTGCGGGCTGGAGGCGCTCGCTTATCAATGGCTGCGGATATATTGGTCACCTGCGTGTCGCGCAAAGCCCAGCCTGACGGCTCCCCTTGGTACAGTCTCTCACGCTCGCCTACGTGTATAAGCCCCCGTCGACGATACACCACCAGCGCACCTCTCGTGACAAACGGCGATACAGTCTCTGCGTAAACCTAGCGATACATCCACCCCAGCCCGCCATGACCTCTGCaacgcagctgcagcagcagcccaacggacagggcggcgacgacgacgacggcatgggcGCCGAGTTCACGCGCACCGTGGTCGAGGCCATGggcccggcgacgtcgccgcggctgcgcgagGTCATGTCGGCGCTCATCCGGCACGTGCACGACTTTGCGCGCGAGGTGCAGCTCACGACGGACGAGTGGATGGCGGGCGTGCAGCTCATCAACGCGGCCGGGCAGATGAGCAACGAGAAGCGCAACGAGGGGCAGCTGCTGTGCGACGTGATTGGCCTCGAGTCGTGAGTCCTTGGCCCCTTGGTTCCTCGAGGCGTGGGATGCAGCAGACGGAGGAGCGAACGCGCATGCTGACCATGTCACCGCGGacagcctcgtcgaccacaTCACCTTTAGCGCCGCGACCAAGAGCACAAAGGGCctcacggcgtcggccatccTGGGCCCCTTTTGGCGGCACGACACGCCGCTCCGCGAAAACGGCAGCTCCATCAGCTtcgacacgcccgccgacgcgcaggtcGTCTTCATGCACGGCAgggtcgccgacgtggcgacgggcgcgccgctggccgacgcGACCGTCGAGGTGTGGCAGGCGTCGACCAACGGTGCGTGAGCATTGACTCTCTGAGAAGCCCTCTTCACATATCGATGCGTGCCGGATGTTGTGCTTGTGATTAGTCTGACGCGCCCCCGCCAGGCCTCTACGAGcagcaagacgacgagcaggtcgagcacAACCTGCGCGGCGTCTTCAAGACGGACGCCCAGGGCGCGTACTCGCTGTACTGCCTGCGCCCGACGCCCTACCCGGTAAGCTTGATTCCTGATGGTCAGATGTGACGAGTAACAGCAGGAGACAACGGGAACTGAAAGCTCACGCGTGCTGCCTGCGTAGGTCCCCCAGGACGGCCCCgccggcaagctgctcgGCCTCATGGACCGGCACGTGTTCCGGCCGGCGCACATCCACTTCATGGTCGTGGCCGACGGCTACCGCTCGCTGGTGACGCAAATCTTCGACGAGGACTGCAAGTACCTGGCCAACGActccgtcttcgccgtcaaggacgaccTGCGGGTGCGGTTCgagccgcgcgcgggcgacgagcgggcgTCGCTGGAGCTCGAGTACAACATAAATCTGGCCAAGGcggagtgagtgagtgagtgtgtgtcTTTGGAGCGTGTTTGGCTGGGACGGACAACATGTATTTGGATTCGACGGCCGGATGCAGACGTGAGAACTTGTGAACCGTTGAGCCTTTACAACGTACGCCGAGAATGTAACGAATTGGTTCTGTTTGCAGCTATTGGCCGAGAATGATGAGACTGAATAACGGCTCTTGCTGTGCACTACATCTGCCAAGCTTACACGCCCTACCGACCACCATCCTAAATATGTTTCCGCAAGCCAATAGTACACGCTCACGGACATTTGCCTCCTCGACATGATAACATTCAAAGGCtactgccactgccactgccactgccgccgtccACTCCTACTCCGACTCCCCCACCGTGATGCCGCTCGGCAGCTTCAGCCCCATCGGCAGCCCCCTGACGTACTTTTCCGTaaaggcgacgccgcgccgcgccgcgagccgctcgtcgacgtccttGAACATGTCGTACCTGCGTGTGTCAGTCAGCGAGCGGGCCACCCACGTCGTGCGCCGGGGGTACTCACGCGTTCATCTCTTCAATGGTCAGGATCTTCTTGGGGTCCTCGACCTTGTACGTCGGGGTGTCCTTGTTGACGGAGAAGCCTGCCAGACAAGACAACGACACGAGTCAGCCAGTCAGCCCAGGTCACAGCGGCGGATCACGAGAGAGACAGAGGCCTACCGATGCGCTCGTTTATGTTGtacgccgccttggccgcggcggcctgcacCCGCGTCACCCGCGGCAGGCGCACCTCGTCGTAGACGGCcaggacctcggcgacgtcgccgcggaagcgctcgcggcccagcaggatgccgagggcggcggcgtcctcgatgGCCATGCAGGCGCCCTGGCTCTGGTGCGGCATCATGGGgtggcccgcgtcgccgagcaggcacacgcggccgcggcccaggTACGGGTACGGGTCGTGCAGCCACAGGCGCCAGGGGCGAATCTCCTTGCCGATGGCGAGGTGggcgcgcacgcgctcgtcgagctccgggtacggcgccagcagctcctcgacggggcggtcctcggcgccggcccacGCCTGCGTGGCGTagtcgcccacggcgcgcgGGAAGAAGCAGTAGTAGGAcagcaggcggccgtcgttgCACGGCGAGAGCACAATCTTGTCCCACTTGCCCTCCTGCCCGCCCCAGTactcgagcgccgcgtcgcgcgAGTAGTCGACGAGccccgcccgcaccgcctcctcggtcgTCACGTTGGTGTGCAGGCAGCTCTGCTCGGCGGGCCGCTTGGCCGGCCGGatgcccagctcgccgcgcacgacggacccgatgccgtcggcgccgacgatgacgtcgtgctgcgccgtggcgccgttggcgaaggagacgacgccggcctcgacgtcgatgctCTGGCACTGCTGCCGTGTCAGCGTGTCTCATCCTCGAGCGATGGTGTGGGAGTTAGGGTGGTTCAAAAACGCCAACCACCGCGCTTGGTGGTGAGGGCATCGTGAGTGCTTCAGTGAGGGCATCGCAAACACACCTTGTGCTTCACCACcagccgcgccggcgtcccctccccctcctcccccagcGCGCACTCCTTGAGCATCCGGTGCATGTCCTGGCGGTGAAACATGTTGTAGACGTGCCCCCAGCGCTCCTCGTAGTCGCCCAGGTCGTACACGCTCACCGGCTCGCCCGTCTTCCAGTCGCGGTTGATGAGCTTGCGCAGCACCACGGGGTCGCCCCGGGCCACGTCCACCGACCACTCGTGCAGCCACCGCGTGCCGTTGGCCGCGCACGACACCGACGCGCCCACCTCGCCCGCAAAGTCGGACCTCTCGTACACGGTCACCtcgtggcccgcccgccgcagcgcgatggccgccgccagcccgccgatgccgccgcccacgacgcccacgctgaggcgccgccagccgggTGTTTCGTTGGAGCCCATGCTTCTTCTGCCTGGCTGTGTGTTGTGCGTGCCGTGACGAATGCGTTGGAGACGGGTGGGTGATGTGCTCGTTTGTCTTGTCGGCGAGTCGTCAACGCATGGGGCATAAATGCGTGTCCGGCCGCCTGGACCTGCCGCTGCGTCCCGCAAACCTTCTATATAgccacgacggcatcgcctcACCGCGAGCCTTCACACCCATCCGTGTCACGCGGCGCGCTGTCCGTTGCGCatctcgtcgatgccctccAGACCGAGCCGGGGTGCACTAGCCGACGGCGGCTACGTTCCCGCCACGCCAGTGACGTCGGCTCCGCCCCCCAGATGGATGGCTGGATCTGGAGAGTGGCATTGGAGAACCGAAGCTATGCGGCCAAAAGGATCGTGTCGTCGGGGCTGGAGCGTGGGCGGAAGCTGGCAGAGATGCGCGTCGGGACTTCGGGAGCAGACTCGAGGATAGGATCCGACATCCGCGTGGAGGTCCGAATTGGGGACGCGGGGCAACGCCCGGCAGACGACAGACACTGTGCCGGCCTACGACTGCTGCGCATCGTATCGTTGGGAATTAAGTGTGTGCACAGGGGTCCGGACATGGCCTGGGATGCAGCGTGCGCAAGCCTCAAGTCGACATCAAGTCAACAACAAGAAGATGGCGTATGAATTCATGGTGCTGTGACTCTGTCCCAATCCAAGCCCTAGAGTGACACTTTagtgcgcgtgcgcgtgcccAGGGCATCCCCAACGCCTCGCTACAGCGTGCGCTGTAAATACTTATCAGTACACCGCCGGTGACTGGCAACTTCGAGTAcagccagctgccgccgatgagcAGCAGAGCTACAGTGGCAGCCCGCTACGAAATAAACGGAAAGCTGTCCCACTGCGAAATCTCCAGGCTGTCCCAGCCCAGAAacacctcgtcgccctcccccggcgTGCGGCTCCCGCTCATCCAGCTCAAGCCCTCGTCCACCAGCCCGGGGGCGCAGTCTGCCGGCACCCATTCGACCCCTCCctcaccgccgacgccgccgccatccgccgcctctcccccCGCGTCCCCGCCGTCCAGCACAAACAGCCGTGACACGTAGCGGCTGCGCCCCTTGGAGGCAATCGTCTCGCGCTGCTTGGCAATGGCgttggccagcagcgtcaggATCTCGTGGTAGTGCGCCGCCTGCGGGCTCTGCGTCGCCAACAGgtcgagcacgtcgcgcgcgccgccaaacgCCGACTCGATGTCGTAGTCGACGGACCGCTTGGCGAAGATTTCGAAGCCGAGcaccaggccggccgcgaaGACGAGCGCCCTATTTCATCATTAGCGAGGGCTGCGGTGCAAACGTCGTTGTCAGGGTGGAAGAGAGTTGGGGAGCGGGGAGAGGGGGACTACTTCATGATGCACATGTTGCCGTACAGCAGGTTGGCctggcgcgcctcgacgcaCGTCTGGCTCAGAaagacggccgcgtcgaggcaCGCAGACGCCAGGTTGGActgcgccagcccgccgctcgagggcggcgccgtgagGGTCGAGATGAGGATCGGGCGCGTGGCCAGCGTGACGGCAAAGTAGTACAGGCACGAGACGTGGACGCTGCCGATGGCGCCTCCTCCGTgaccgccaccgctgccgccgccggacccCGGGGGttccgcgtcgccgcggcggagagaCGTGCGGCGGACGCACTCCGGTATGGTCCGCGCCCACGCCTCAATCTCCTCGAGGAactgctcgacgacgggcgtcgACAGCTCCTTCTTGTCGTAGAGggtgtcgacgatgccgttgatgaTGCACACGATGCGGTGCgacgcgacgaggcgccgcatgtcgtcgtcgccctgctgcgcgtcgatgatggccacAATGTCCGAGGGGAggcccgccgtggccgccggccgcccgaggatggcgttggcgagcaTGTCGACGATGCGGAGGCTGAGCCAGACGCGCATCCTGCACACGCGTGAGCGtcaggaggggggggagaccACACCACGCCCGTGAGCCATACCTGAGATTGTCCCTCGCATTGTCCATGCCGGCATACGACTCGCGGCTGTGCAGGCCCAGGGCCACGCCGGCCCGCGTCGCGATGCCCAGGTACATGAAggcggcgttgcggcggcaCTCGCCCAGCAGGTAGTACGCCATGAGCAGGAAGCAGCGCACCATGTCGACGTCTGGGTCCTCGAGCATGCCCTCaaaggcgaggcgctgcgcccGGCGAAAGTACTGGGGCCCGAcgtcgcgcgccgtggccgccgactggacctgcgcgccgatggcgacgacgaggtccagcgccgcccgtcgctgcgggctgccggcggcggcgcctcggccgtctgaAGCCGCAaaggcctcctcgagctccccGGGCGCAAACACGTCGATGAAGCCCTCGGTCTGGTGGCAAAAGAGAGTCAGCGCTCgtgccatggccaagggGGAAAAGACGGCGGGAGACGGACCACGGCGCGGTAGCAGCGGGAAAACTCGAGCTTGGACGCcgggtcgagctcggccacggtcgacggcgccggcaggctCATGCTGGAGCTCGGGGACTCTTTTTCGAGCATGGTTTCGCTCTGGGCATTGTGGGAGAACTGCGAGGGCCCGATCTGGTCGGCCACCATGCCCCGGACGACCTGTaggaaggagagggaggccgcgccgccaaagtaGACTGGATCCATGTCAGCACGCAGCCGCTGGGACGGAGGAacaagggcaaggaaggGCGCGcacctcgctcgcctcgcagGTTCAGCAGCATGCGGGAGTgggggttggcggcgatggatgCGGTCGCGGGACGGCCCTGCTCCGTCGGGACGACGCGCGCATCACCGGCCGCGGAGACACCCGGGCGGGATcccgacgcgggcgacggcggcagctgcaaCGCGTCgcagcctcgcgcggcggctgtcctcgtcgcggggcTGGACGACACGAGCGGTGAGGGCGCATCCAGGCGCCGGACCGcagtcgaggccgagaccGTGGATGGGACCGCCGGCGGTGGGCCTGGGACCGGGACCGGGGCCGAAACGGAGACCGGGGCGGGGGTGGAGGGGATAGCGAGGCTCGGCCGGGAgagcgcggcagcggcagcggcagcgggccgagctacggcgccggcggcggtcgtcgacgtgcgaCGCGATGatggcaccggcggcggcgggcgcgaacCGCGGGGCCGGAACGAGATGACGCACtggccggcgatgccgcggcgcaggcagTGCGCGCAGGGGACGGAGCCGCTGcacttcttcttggcctcgcggcAAAAGTTGCAGGCctcggcggtgcggcggcgctggctggggagcaggcgagggcgcggcatGGCCGTGGGCGGGGGCGTGGGGGGGCAACGGCAACAGTGGCGACGGGCAACGGCGACAGTAGCGACGGGCGACTGCTTGCTACccgcggtgggcggcgcaaTGGACAAGGGGAAGGACGGCAGCAGGGGCGCGAGTGAGGCGAGGTGAGCCGTGAACaggcgggcgtggtggcATGGGTCGGGTCGGGTTCTGCCCTGAGCATTGACCAGGTTACGATTGCCGCCCAGGACGGGAGGGGCCCCGTCGCCTAATAATCCCTCCAggccagctgcagctgcgggcAGGGCTGTCGCGTTGCACCCGGGCCCAGGACAGCGGATTACACAGCACGAACGAGCTGCCGTGACGGTCGAGTTTCAACCTCCATGGCGTGCTGCTTCAGCGCTTCCCCGCGTTTCCGCCCACCCCCCGGCTGCCCCGCCTGGCGCCTGAATTCCATGTCAGCGGTCCCCCGCCCGTGGGCGTTGCTGCAGCGCAGAGGTCGCTTCCCCGCACGCCAACGTCGCCAGCAACCCGCCCAGATGCTGCCCCGCGGGTGCGTCGCCGGTGCCTGCACTGCAGGTCAGATCCGAATCATCCGA from Purpureocillium takamizusanense chromosome 3, complete sequence includes:
- a CDS encoding uncharacterized protein (COG:S~EggNog:ENOG503P34Z), yielding MPSLRVQDQDLFYTWHAAGDPVLLFIHGLGSSNSFYAPIIPSLVQQGISCLAFDTPGSALSPYRGQDSDPAMLCGAASALLTALKIDARRVVAVGHSMGAIVASELARSLDVAGAVLVGPVNPNEALVGVFEARVKLVDAEGMEGVAAVVPFAATGPRATPTQQAFIRTLLLAQSPEGYKSLCRTIQRATRPRYEDIKCPLLIIAGSHDKTSPMGGSEHILQSWGVDAGRKRLEVLQGVGHWHCIEAADGVLALVSGFVAEVTPTS
- a CDS encoding Salicylate 1-monooxygenase (EggNog:ENOG503NVH7~COG:C~TransMembrane:1 (i12-30o)), with the protein product MGSNETPGWRRLSVGVVGGGIGGLAAAIALRRAGHEVTVYERSDFAGEVGASVSCAANGTRWLHEWSVDVARGDPVVLRKLINRDWKTGEPVSVYDLGDYEERWGHVYNMFHRQDMHRMLKECALGEEGEGTPARLVVKHKCQSIDVEAGVVSFANGATAQHDVIVGADGIGSVVRGELGIRPAKRPAEQSCLHTNVTTEEAVRAGLVDYSRDAALEYWGGQEGKWDKIVLSPCNDGRLLSYYCFFPRAVGDYATQAWAGAEDRPVEELLAPYPELDERVRAHLAIGKEIRPWRLWLHDPYPYLGRGRVCLLGDAGHPMMPHQSQGACMAIEDAAALGILLGRERFRGDVAEVLAVYDEVRLPRVTRVQAAAAKAAYNINERIGFSVNKDTPTYKVEDPKKILTIEEMNAYDMFKDVDERLAARRGVAFTEKYVRGLPMGLKLPSGITVGESE
- a CDS encoding uncharacterized protein (EggNog:ENOG503P4N4), producing the protein MTLRTCQPSTSGQPPASRAQSSRRVSSVQAAYPAPRAPELNFAAQPLTILPTTSSRTPSMSHSYKAEYPAGASVDPGIVQFLQDFYAVSDVPGEHDRYVDMLTEDATFIMASKRARGRDEILAVRKGMWTVVSSRRHTVFKVFPFAGADEFMIYGSVALGLKNGAGVDVDWAARAELEKSADGRWRMKYYQVYLDTGAIAAANK
- a CDS encoding uncharacterized protein (EggNog:ENOG503NZQV~COG:B~TransMembrane:1 (o591-612i)); translation: MPRPRLLPSQRRRTAEACNFCREAKKKCSGSVPCAHCLRRGIAGQCVISFRPRGSRPPPPVPSSRRTSTTAAGAVARPAAAAAAALSRPSLAIPSTPAPVSVSAPVPVPGPPPAVPSTVSASTAVRRLDAPSPLVSSSPATRTAAARGCDALQLPPSPASGSRPGVSAAGDARVVPTEQGRPATASIAANPHSRMLLNLRGERVYFGGAASLSFLQVVRGMVADQIGPSQFSHNAQSETMLEKESPSSSMSLPAPSTVAELDPASKLEFSRCYRAVTEGFIDVFAPGELEEAFAASDGRGAAAGSPQRRAALDLVVAIGAQVQSAATARDVGPQYFRRAQRLAFEGMLEDPDVDMVRCFLLMAYYLLGECRRNAAFMYLGIATRAGVALGLHSRESYAGMDNARDNLRMRVWLSLRIVDMLANAILGRPAATAGLPSDIVAIIDAQQGDDDMRRLVASHRIVCIINGIVDTLYDKKELSTPVVEQFLEEIEAWARTIPECVRRTSLRRGDAEPPGSGGGSGGGHGGGAIGSVHVSCLYYFAVTLATRPILISTLTAPPSSGGLAQSNLASACLDAAVFLSQTCVEARQANLLYGNMCIMKALVFAAGLVLGFEIFAKRSVDYDIESAFGGARDVLDLLATQSPQAAHYHEILTLLANAIAKQRETIASKGRSRYVSRLFVLDGGDAGGEAADGGGVGGEGGVEWVPADCAPGLVDEGLSWMSGSRTPGEGDEVFLGWDSLEISQWDSFPFIS
- a CDS encoding Catechol 1,2-dioxygenase (COG:E~EggNog:ENOG503NU8P), which produces MTSATQLQQQPNGQGGDDDDGMGAEFTRTVVEAMGPATSPRLREVMSALIRHVHDFAREVQLTTDEWMAGVQLINAAGQMSNEKRNEGQLLCDVIGLESLVDHITFSAATKSTKGLTASAILGPFWRHDTPLRENGSSISFDTPADAQVVFMHGRVADVATGAPLADATVEVWQASTNGLYEQQDDEQVEHNLRGVFKTDAQGAYSLYCLRPTPYPVPQDGPAGKLLGLMDRHVFRPAHIHFMVVADGYRSLVTQIFDEDCKYLANDSVFAVKDDLRVRFEPRAGDERASLELEYNINLAKAE
- a CDS encoding uncharacterized protein (COG:I~EggNog:ENOG503NUFU) — encoded protein: MTPTQPYSSIAETSRIFDLVLSLVDPLSLPAGTRAKRADVVFTGARDQPYFFIPFKETETAAALKAVEGCVASLLADVKSGGGEARRRITVDQERTTAFLFQAYLARVGGLGKLDKEVRSLLKDTDLLQAQSDPYRRMAANLYATADEGEYYHIHGSLEASTTLRMIGLAPHRPDLQTHEDIVGVIEPAVQKLTVDELEALNAEHRQAGVKAYKHEDFLRTPHGKVNWELPPWTVEPLEATTPPCGLPDRGDGRILSGVRVLELCRIIAGPVVARILGEYGADVLKVTSPNLSDVPFFQVDGNMGKRAADVDLKTPEGRRVFEGLLDEADVVVDGYRPGALERLGYGPRALAERAARRGRGVVYVNENCFGYEGEWAGRPGWQQIADCVSGIAWEQGRFMGLDEPVVPPFPISDYGTGCMGAIAALTGLHHRATRGGSWHGKASLLHYDLLLFKAGLLPEAVRARLRDEAGEAFLALRHAHSVDRISGTALRQMRRLHPGLVDDPRYLDRWHAAGYGAEVSAVLPVVQMEGVDISFARASRPNGTDEASWDFAGGDDYRKPEPDA